ggtgactcggatccTCAATGATCTttcacacttgtctttgtaaatgtcctgaatcatgggaagttcacatctacagatgcgctgggctgtcacaccactctttgcagagtcctgcaattgagggaggtacagttcccataccgggcagtgatgcagccagtcaggatgctctcaattgtgcccctgtagaaagttcttaggtttgggggcccataccaaacttcctcaaccgtctgaggtgaaagaggtgctgttgtgcctttttcaccacacagctggtgtgtacagaccacgtgaggtcctcgatgATGTTTATGCCGATGAACTTAAACCTGTTTACCCTCtgaactccagatccattgatgtcaataggagttagcctgtctccgttcctcctgtagtccacaaccactcctttgtttttgtgacattgagggagaggttgttttcttgacaccactgtgtcggggtgatgacttcttctctgtaggctgcctcgttattatttgagattaggccaatcagtgtggtgaaatgcatcatttgtgttaacaaccgacTTCCCCTTGCAcacgctgggggcagcccacaagtgtcacaacACATTACAGTGCCAACATTCCATACTCAcacaaccttctgagtgaagagttCCCCactaatatttcacctttcaccctcaaacTATGACGTCTGATATACTTACACCAACTGTGTGTGACCTGCGGCTTGGATAAGTCAGTAGAGAGTGCCTGAGAGCTACACCGTACACCCTGGTGAGTGGAACTGCGGAGATACGCATCTTAGGATAAGGACAAGGCAATGGACGGTGCATCATGGTGACATATTGCTGGTGGGCCTTGTACAGTGATGCTGACACTCCCTCTTTCATGACACCAGCACGTAAGTGacatcacaaagaaagcatgacagctcTTCTACCTTCTTAGAAGTCTGTGTagattcaacatgtcatctaaaactttgatagacTTCCatggatgcacagtggagagtatcctgactggttgcaccaccaATGCCTAGGAATTGGGACAGTCTACGAAAAGTGTTAGATACACCCCATCGTTTACAAGGAATGCCCGCCGCAAGAAAGCAGcagtcatcaaggacccccaccatccaggccatgatctcttcttgcAACTGCCATTGGTCAGGGGACACAAAAGCtttagatcccacatcaccaggttcagcaacagtaattaccctacaaccatcaattTGGCACCTtgcttgtttgtccatctttgtttatgtatggttttcataaattccattgtatttaatttcctgtaaatgccaacaagaaaaagaatctcaaggtagtatatggtgagatatatagtttggtaataaatttactgtgaaattTGAACACTGTAGGTCTCTGGTCCCTGGAGTACAAGCGTGAGCTGACCAGCCCCCTGTGCATTGCGGCGAGCCACGGCTACACCAGCTGCCTCCAGTATCTGCTCCAGCGCGGAGCGAAGCCCAACCTGATTCCCGGAAACAGGAGCCCCCTACACCTGGCCTGCGCCAACGCCTACTCTGACTGCGTGGAGCTGCTGCTCCAGTATGGAGCAAACCCAAGGCTGCAGACGGAGGATGGAATGGCCCCCCTGCACCTCTGCGACACTCCTCAGTCCTTCTGGTGAGTGACAGCAAGCAGTGCCTGGTAACTTTTACCAGGTGGAGGCACATGGTGCCTTGAGAGGACAAatccatatagaacatagaacaccatggcacagaacaggcccttcaacccatgttGTGCCAGCCTTCTAACCTAGTCTAAAATCAATTGAAccactccctcccacatagccctccgaGAACCCTTCTgagtctcttaaatacccctaatatatctgcctctactaccaccctgaCTGAGTTCCATGTAAAACACCTATGTCTGACTTCCCTCTCTGTACTTTCCTGCAATCAACTTTAAATTATGCTTTTTTcattttagccatttctgccctggggagaaGTCCCTGACTGTCCACTTTGTTCATGTTTCTTATCACTTTGTACTCcattatcaagtcacctctcatactccttTGCCTCAAAGAGCAGGGCCTGAGTTTGCTGTACTCGTAAGACAAGCTCTCCAATTCAGGTATCAgcttagtaaatctcctctgcatcttctctaaagcttccatatccttccgataatgaggtagccagaactgaacaccgtGCTCAAAGTGACGTCCAACCTGGGTTTCATAGAGCTGtagcattacctcacagctcttgaactcaatcccgtgACCAGTGAAGGCCAGTACACcacaagccttcttaaccacccgactAATTTGCACTGCAACCATGAGGGAACTATGGACCTGGACTTCAAGATCCCTcctttcctccacactgccaagaatcctgccattaaccccgtGCTCTACCCTCAAGtttaaccttccaaagtgaatctctTCACACTTTTCCGGGTTAAACTCTGTCTGTCACTTCCCAGCCCAGCTCTGAACCCTAGCAATGTCCAGTTGTAGCCAATGACAACCTTCTGTACTACCCTCAACACCACTGACCATAGTGACTTTCACAGCCTCTAGACACCCAAAGCTTCCTTTAGTCTTGGATACTCTTCAGATGTGGCTACTGTTGTAAATTAGGAAATAAGTAGTAAGAcaatataaacaaaaaaaattaaaaacatgGGAGCAGTAGacaaccattcagcccttcagttCTGCTACATCATTCAGgatcccaccccccccaccccccacagatCGTCAGTCTCTCATCTTGATGCTGTGTGTATCTAAATATTTATCTGTCTccttcttaaatatattcagcGATGCCCtctgaggcagagaattccactgtTCCAGTGAAGACacttctcatctcagtcctgaagtTTTTTCCTGTAACTGAAGATGCTGACACTTGATTCTAGGCTCCCCGACCAAGAGTAAAATCCTCCCATTTGCAGCCTGCTGAGCAGTGCCAGAATTATgtaggtttccatgagatcctgTTCGTCTACTCTCTTCTGAATACAAGCATAGTGAACCCATTTCTCCTCGCACAGTAGTTCTATCATTCCAGGAACCCATCTGGTGAGCCTCTGTTGCACTCCCTCCGTACGGGTACATTTTAGATGAAAAGAAAGATACACAAAGTATTGTCTCCTGTATAATTGTAACAAGACTTCCTCTTGCAATGAAGACTAACATAATATTTGGCTTCACTGCCCGATACCCCTGCATTTTTGCTTTCAACAACAGGCGTATAAGAATACTTAGTCCCTTTGTAAAGTAACACCTCtcactttatttagagatacaacacagaaacaggcccttccaccccaACGAGCTCAGGCCACCCAatgtgactgattaacctactaacctgtacgtctttggaatgtgggaggaaactggaacacccagaggaaacccacaaggtaacacaaactccttacagacagcggcacaACTGAACCAGGGTCGCTGGCACTTTAATAACATTACGTTAACTAcaacactaccgtgctgcccatTTTAACACCATTTAAATCAGATGCTGCCTTCCAGTTTCTCTGAAAAAAACAGATAGCTTCAACATGTTATACATACCCTTGTAATGCAGCCATGGTTTTGCCCAGTCGATCAACCCCTCTAAGTCACCTTGCAGTCTCTATCCCTCTTTACCAGCCAGTTTTCAGTCATTGTCAAACTTCACCATGTTACATTCTGTTCCCTCATCCAAAATATTGGTATTGTTCAGACTAATTTCTGCAGTGTTTTACTAGTTACTTCCCTGCCATGCCAAAAATGACCCATTTATTCCTGACTGTCAatccaattttcaatccattccAATTCTTTATTCCCTTCACCATGCACTTTAATTTTCattaaaggctttctgaaaatccaagtacaactCTGGTTTTCtcttatttattctaccaaataCAACCTAAAACTCTTCAGTAACTTTGTCAAAAGTCATTGCCCTTCCAGAAATCCAGGCTGACTTTATTATATCTCATTGACATCTTCTAACGTCCTGTCATCTCTTCCTTTACAATAGCCTCTGGCATTTTCCCCACTCCTACTGTAAGGATGACCAGAGTTTCCtgttttccctcatgtttctttttgttttaaatgATACGGTTATATTTCACCCCCGCTCTGTGAAACTATCCCATAATCCATGAAGTTCTGGAAAATGATAGCCAATACATCCATGAtttagtttaaaagaatgaggagagatcttattgaaacgtgtcATATACTTGGTGCTTGACAGGGTGGATTCTGGACTCGGGCTGAACTATAGAGGACAGGGAGGATGTCTGGCCCTTGCACAcgtagcacgcaggcccaccAGCGTGTAGACACACGCTTGTGGTCGTGAACCAGCTCCACAGCTTTGGGTAAATAGTCCCATTgtcttgtgggcagcctcgggcaagacaaaggctacgggagtaaacccagaaaATCTGgaagtcattgaacatccttccggaaGCTCCTACAGCCAAACTGGTGCCAAACATATAGCTTTGTTTTCTTTTGGACTACACCGGTGAGGCCAAAagggggatcttgacaactgAGCATCCCAGgatctctgtaacttctgcccaggcttgtgaaaAATCCtccattgtccttcaagacagacAGATGCCATCATTTAGAACTGAAGTCCGTAGGGACTTCCTACAGGTGGTGCCAAAACTCTGGAATTCCTTTGCTTAGAAGGTTACGGAGGCTGCATCAGAAGGTGTAATTAAAGAGGCAATTTTTGTAAGATAAGGGAATTGCTGTGGGGAACCGGCAGAGATAAGGAGATGGGGAGCTGAGGCCTGGCTTCAATCGGCCACCAACGAAACAAATGATGGAACacacttgaagggctgaatggcctgccctTAAGTTATTATGCTTTTGTGTTGTGAGATACAGACTCTAGGGATTTATCAACATTGGATGTAGGTAATACGCTGGGTGAATTAATATTGATTGGGACAGCAGAATAAAGGTCCACCTCCTCTTTCATAGACCATGGAACATAAAACATAAAGGGTTAGTACAGTACAGAcctttcgacccacaatgttgtgctgtttCAGAATGTGCCAATTGACAGTGTCAGCATCatccacacccccccaccccccagggtCCACTCTACTGCCCTCACAATGCGGATACACAAAGCTATAGCGTgagttaaacaccttctcaaaCATCGCCCGGGTTTTTAATACCATCGTACTTGTGAAAAAGATAAGTAAAACACATACTAAATTCAATCAAGAATGGTCGCCCACCTGAATATACTAATAACATTGATATCTCTCATGATCAGTGTCAACCAAGGTAATACACGCATGCACCATTCCATATCTATGTCGTGTAGACCACAATGAACTTGTGGCAACGATAGCTTAATAGTGATAAACCATAAACATAATACTTCCTTCAAAGTACATCTACcaaatgtttaccaatattaacAAAACTGAAGACTCTTTGAATTAACCCATGCAGGAAGTTATATCACAAGATACAAATAACAGTTTACAAACTGGGAGTGATGTTCTTACAAAACAAACACCGCCTCCGGAGGCCAGGAAACTCCCAGCCTGGCATCCATAAGTCACACTTAACTACTGAAACAAAAAGTCAATAACCAGTTCATTATGTCTTTGGCAAAAGGAAAGTCTCAGAAACTAGTCTTTAAACAGTCTTAatgcacagtctttaaccattctCATTTCGAAAGTGAAAGCCTTGATGACAAACTTGCTGGCGGTAATATATGCTGAGCAGACCGGTGACTTGTTGCTCACCCAGAATGACGAATGAGGGAGTTACCTCTGGAGTTGTGCTCTCTAATCACACCCTCCAACTCGCAAAACCCCTCAGCGTTAAGAAAGGGACAGAGTTTACTAGAGTAACCTTGGATTGGGAGGAGCCCCTGCTTTGTGACACTCTGAACTCCCTCTGCGTACACCTGTCTTTGAACAAAGAAAGGGGTTCCAACCTTTGCCCAATTCAGTTGCTGTGCGCTGAGAGCTTGCCTACAAATGTACCAACCACTGCAAAGGCCATATTTAGCTACTCCTGCCATCTGCCCTTCCATATAGATGTGACTTTCACAGGGTCTGAGATGAGTTTGACATCCATTCTCCAGGACGTTAGTGTTAAGTATGCCGACAGTGGGCTAATGGGCTCCATTGAGGCAGGCTTCCTGCAACGTGACCCAACCGAGGTCCAGTTGTTGGCCATACGATTGTGCTCAGGTGGTCTCTGCAAAGAGACGGGAGAACCTCAGATTCAAGATTCATTGACTTTCCAATATGTTTGCTTGATCTTGAGAACCTCAGCAGAAGAGTCGAGCGGGAGAAGCTTGTCAGTGATGTCCTTAAGGTGTGAGCGACCACGTGAAATAGGGATTTCATCCCGGTGGTGGGGAGTATGGTCACACTCAGTGAGGGTTGGCAAGGGTAAGCAGACCTCTCCTCCTACTAACTCCACAACAACTCCACTGGCTCTTCTTCCAGTGACCACTGATGCTCCAGGACAAGTCTTTAGTGTATGAGGAAGTAGCTACACCTGATGAATGCTCAGCTGGGACCCTGCCGTGCTCTGCTGGAACCAGTAGCCCGAGCTGCTGGTCCTGAACTTAGAGCTGTATCCGTGTCTAATACTTTGTGTTGCCATGGGCTCTCGGCTCAGTTCCCCAGAGACCAGTGGTGCTCGCTGCACTGCGTGTCCATTCATGTTATTCCAGCTCCTCCAGTTCTCCTTGCTACCCTCCACCACTCTCCGGGTGACTGTCTTGTCCACTTTCGGACTGACTCTGCGTCAGAGCTTCTCTGGCCAGTCCCAGCCAAGCTGTTGTCCAGTGGTGATTTGTCACCGTAGTGAGTGAGGGCTGTGCACGTTGGCTCTGCAGTAGCTCCTGTTGGAAGATGAGCCACTGACGCTCTCAGCCCACGTGTGCTCTTATGAAGTGGTGAACACCCATGTATTTCCAAGCTGGGTGACCTTGAACACTTCTCACTTTCTACCTTAAATGGGGGTTAATCTTTGTGCTTGAATCTGAAGCAGGTTCAGGAGGAGGACTGGGTAAACGTTTGGTGTGAAGCATGTCAGGAAGCTAGTTCCTGCCTTTGTCTCCTGATTTGATTTCATTCTCTGTTGAGCAAGTCCTCTGTTGTATCAGAGGGCTTTTGCTCCAGTGGTCGGTCCTTCAGCCACTGTCTAAGTTATACACCTTTGCCTCTGTTAAGGCAGCCTCAGCCTCATGCTTCTCCTTGAGCACCCTCAGTGTAGCCTCTACACGAGCTTTCTCCAAGTCTCTACATGCTCCCTCCATTCACATTTCAACTCTGTGCTATGCATACGCTGCTCTCGTTTTGCCAATTCAGCTCTGGGGGGTTCACGCTGCAGCTCTGCTAACTGTGGTTACGTTTCAGCACTACATTCTGACCCCAGTTTCAGGGCTCAGCAATCGCATTGCTCAAGTCGGAAGGCAAGGCATTTAGATGCGTCTTCAATCTGTGGGTGATGCCTTTAAAGACAAGTTATCTTTTCACTCTGCCCTCGCAGTGTGGAAATACAAAGCTATGCAGTGAGTTAAACACCTCAAAAATCACCCGAGTCAGAAGCTTCCTTCAAAGTTTTGAATGAAATCTTActtgtgaaactgcagaaagttaagtAAAATATGTATAAAATTCAATACAGAATTATCACACACCTGAATATGCTATCGATCTTTTTTCTCACTATCAGTGTTAACcaagatcacacacacacacacacacacacacacacacacacacacacacacacacacacacacacacacacacacacacacacacacacacacacacacacacacacacacacacacacacacacacacacccccatccccccccccccccccgtggaccAGAGGGAACTAGTTGATAGCTTAATAGTGATAAATGATAAACATATTACTTCctttaaagtatatttattaaaCGTTTACCAATATTAACAAAACTTAGACTCACAGAttttgctgtttcaagggcaagtGAAGGGTGAATGGATATCTTTCTACACTGTGGGCTTCAAGTCGAAGTCTGAATTAATCCGTGCAGGAAATTATGTAAAAAAAGACAGCTTGAACAGAATGTGATATTCTTACGAAGCAAGTTGCACACAAAGCATCTGTGCCTCCAGATATCAGGGCTGAGATACCTGTGTACCACTGTGGGGTTGCTGGCCCAGAGAGCCAGCACTGGAGAGAAAGCTTTTATTTGCTATTAGTATGTGTGTGAAAGTAAAGAATCCCACTTAACTAGTGCCCCAGCCATGACCTGAAATATTATCTCTCGCCCCGGTGGTGTGTCATGAGCATTGTTTGTACCATCAGCCAACTGGGCTGCAGTTACTCTCCTGGGTCACCATGGCAAAAGTTCCCAAACTCACAACATCCACCACCAAGGACAAGGGCAGCAGCCAGACAGGAGTATCTCCATCTCCAGCTTTCTCTTCCAATCGTACAGAGTCCTGACTAGCGCATCTATCACCAGTCCTCCAGTATAACTGGACTGTCCGTGGAGAACTCCCTTCAGAACAGCACTGTGCCAGTACTGTCTCAGAAGGACTGTAGCACTTCAGTGGTCACTTCGAAAGGGCGATGACCAATGGGCAGTAAAATATTGGTCTTGCTGGTAATGCCCACACCTCAAAAAAACCCCAGCATCTCCAAAGTGAGCTGACCAACTAATTTGTGATGTGGCTGATTTGGATTATACTCTGGATTTTGAAGTTCTCCTTGTCGTTCTCCTTCCCCTGTTTGCtctcacccctccctcacactgTAACATTCTTGCCAGCGATGTTCCcagaaaataagaccataagacataagagtaggACTAAGCCATTCagtctattgagtctgctctgccattccatcacagctgatttattttccctctcaaccccattcttcttccttctccccataacttttgacatccttactaatctagaacctatcaacctccactttaaatatacccaatgacttggtgtcTACTGCCATCTagaacaatgaattccacagattcaccaacacctggctaaagaagttcctccccatctctattctaaagcaACGTACTTCTATTCTAGAGCTGTGTCCCTggcctagactttcccactattgaaaacatctttTCAACATCATTCTGTCTAGGCCTCTGACTACTCAGTAGGTTAGACTAGGTAGTTGCATCaggactcacaagtccccttgcacctccaatttctgaacttgctccacatttagaaaatagtctacacctttattccttgtaCCAAAGTGTTATGACCGTACAAGTccttacactgtattctatctgccacttctttgcccattctcctaatgtctGTTCTCCAGATACTTTGCTtcatcaacactatctgcccctccacctatctttgtatcacgtgcaaatttagccacaaagccatcaatcccatcattcAGATCATGTACACATAACGTGAAAAGTATCAGatctaatactgacccctgcagaaagccaccagtcaccagcagccaaccagaaaaggccctcatCAGCTTCAGTTAACAATTTTTTTATGAGAaacttaatttaaaaaatattctgaGAACTGGGAACATTCCTCCATCCTCTACATCAGATGTTAGTAGCACACACCCGGTTTTTTTTACAAAATACTGTCAGATTCTATGGGTTGTAGGTGAGTCATTTTATAAGAGATCTTTCATCGACTTGCAAGCCTGCAATGGGTTCATCCTCCGTCTTGGCAATGAACTCTGATCTCGGAGGTCGAAATTCTTGTTGTACTACCATGCAGTGGCACTATGTCTGTGACACCACCAACACACCCCATTGATCAATCATAATCACTGATTATCAAATCCAATGTCTATTGATAATTCAGCCATCTATGACCCCTTCCCCACACTTGCTCACCTAACCTCGGCTGTCCTCTTGACCTCCCTTCACCAATTCCACCTTTGATCTTCGACCCTCCCACATTTCCGTCTAGCCTAACCACAATGATCCCAACTTCCATCACTTTTTGCTCCAGCCTACGCACTCCCGTGATCAGCTCTGACTGTATACAGCCTCCCCACCTCCAGCTAGACCGAATGTGCCCGCTTCTAGACGGCCTTGCTGGGAGACGTTGTGCCCGATTGTCGGCTATGCTGGCCAACCAGCTGACTCCTAGTGCAAAACCCATTCTGACATTATCACATGTGCCTTGAATGATTGGTCCAATAAGAATAAGCTGATCTGAGTGGGGCAGGAGCTGGCACAATGCCTCACCTTGAAGATGCAGAGAAGGGCATTCTCAAGGGAGAATGGAGAGCCTGAGACCCACCCACTTACTTAGCCCcttacctggtttcacccatTACCTGCCAGtgtacaccttcccctccccccatcatcttattctggtttctatccccttccattccagacctgatgaacggcctcggcccgaaacgtcaactgtttattctcctctataAATGCCACCTGACCTGTTGGGTTCCTCTGTCATCTTGTGTTTTGCTGTTACTTCTTTTCAAATAGCATTGAATGCCAAGACACCAGGGAAGGAGATTTTGGCCGTGTCGATACAGACAGGCCCCATGGTAAGAGCAGAGTATTTCAGTCACCATTACTTAGCAAGGCAACAGGAGCTAATAACTAATCATCACACTTAAGACCCATCATTGCCAACAACTTACATTTGTGTAGTGATTTCAATAAAAATGCCTGAGGCTGCTTTACAGAGAGACAAATGCACAAGATTGGACACTGTGCCACAAAAGCAGATACAAGATAGATAAAGAGTTACATTTTAAAGTGCATGTCAAACTGGAGTCAGATTTACAGAGGGAACTTCATGGTTTAGTTATAATTGgacatagaacatacaacattacagtacagcacaggcccttcagcccacaatgttgtgctgacctttttaacctactctaagatcaatctaactcttgcCCCCTTAATGGTCCTtcatttttcaatcatccatgagcctatctaagagtttcttaaattccccaatgtatctgcctctaccaccgccccGGTAGGCCGTTCCACAGCCCACCactctgtagaaaaacttgcctctgTCATCCCGCCTATACtatcctccagtcaccttaaaactatgccctcttgtatgaGCCTTttttagccctggggaaaaaagtctCTAGCTATCTACTCAATCTCTGCCTCTTAtgatcttgtacacatctatcaagtcatctctcatcctctttcactccaaagagaaaagccctgtcCTCAAGTTATAGGTGAATAGGAGAGTAATGCTTTCCCGGTTTTCTTCCCTTGTCTAGGTGTGCAAAGTTACTCCTAAAGTATCGTGCAGATGTCAACCAGTTGACCGAGGAGGATCAGGAGACCCCTTTGCATGTGGTGGCCAGGCAGGGTCTTTATAGTCATGCCCACCTCTACCTCAGATACGGGGCCTCTGTGGATGTCATGAATGTCCACCAGGTGTCACCGCTGAGCTGCGCCTGTGCCAGTGCAGCGGACCTGGCAAAGCAGAAGGACTATCTCCAAGTGTGCAAGCTCCTGATCGCGTACAGCGCCAACGTGAACTCTGTGGATTCGGAGAAGCGGAGCCCACTGCACAAGGCTTCCAGAAATGCCAGCGTCCAGCTGGTCCAACTGCTGCTGAAGCACGGAGCAGACGTCAACGCCATTGACTACAACGGTTGCTCTCCCTTGGCCAATGCCATACAGGCTGCACCTTTTAAGAAAGAGCTTGAACCCCAGTGCACAGTACAAACTTTACTCAATCATGGATCTCACAGGGTGTGGCCAGGAGCCTTCCTGAAGGTAACATCAGCGCTCACTGTTCCAGAGAAAGCTGTCATGGCAACTACTCAAAGATGAGTGGCTGTCATAGAGAGGTACAGCATGAATAGAGGCCCATCAACCACCCGTTGACACTAATCCTACATTCATCCTATTCTCATTAACTTTCACAGATTCTACCGCACGCACACACCCCCCACAATGTCAAACTGCACACCTTTGTGGACGTTAGAGCACCCCGAGGTtgtccacatggtcacagggagaatgggcaaactgCACCTGGACAGCAcacgaggtcaggattgaacctgcatCTCTGGGGCTGCAGGACAATAGCTCTACCCGCCACACCAGAGTGTCACCCATCAATGAGCTAACTGTTCAAAATAGGAAAGTTTTTAATAAAGAGGAAAAGATGATAACGGTACCACaaagtaacatagtggttagcgcaatcacTTTATAGTGCCAGCAGCATGATCAGGgctcgattcccaccactgtccgtaaggagattgtacattctccctcgtGACTatgcgggtttcctctgggtgctcccacattccaagagaCACACGGTTAGGGTTTccgaattgtgggcatgctacattggcgccagaagcaacacttgcaggctgcccccagcagaaCCCTCGGTGATTTGATTCATCACTAACAACGCAtcccactgtatgtttcaatgtacatgtgaggcTAATCCATCTACCAAACATGGAGGTTCAGTGTCAGGATCACACAGTGTGTGAAGTCAAATCTTCATGCTTACAAACGGTACAGAGAGACGGAATGAACTGAAAACCAGGACTCAAATCTTAAAACAATACATTGGGAGTCAATGTAGGCTTTGATATTTGGTGCAAGGATCCAGACAATAGTGCATTTGTTTCAATTATTTTTCTTTACAACATATAGGTGTTTCTGTTCTAAGGTGGACACTtagagcagacccaaatgcaagacacagacactgaagtactagggtcaggactgggtgtgtcaagaaagcaagggaagtggggaagaaacaacattggacaagacacaggccctggacgagactaggatacagggcctgggctaggactagactaggaaagcaGGACCTGGATGAGGGACTAGGAACTTGGAACTTGAacaaggactccaagccagagactggacggggacccagaacctgggccttAACTCAGGCTCAGACTCTGGATCTGTGCGAGGACACGACATGGCAagacaacaggactggacgtgggagCAGGATGCAGGACTCCTGGGATGGACacaggacatgaagctcagagccGGTCTcgggagacaggaacatggagcctCGGTctcgggagacaggaacgcggagcGCGGAGCCTCGGTCTCGGGAGCGCGGAGCGCGGAGCCTC
The Hemitrygon akajei chromosome 5, sHemAka1.3, whole genome shotgun sequence DNA segment above includes these coding regions:
- the asb18 gene encoding ankyrin repeat and SOCS box protein 18 isoform X1, yielding MDRDPVNRSQIFLHFEQKQHIMPSRAVKRQGPETFHRALVQGDLPLLKSMVSDYHEDVNLLFDICHDEMEWQAKPLAIGISGLWSLEYKRELTSPLCIAASHGYTSCLQYLLQRGAKPNLIPGNRSPLHLACANAYSDCVELLLQYGANPRLQTEDGMAPLHLCDTPQSFWCAKLLLKYRADVNQLTEEDQETPLHVVARQGLYSHAHLYLRYGASVDVMNVHQVSPLSCACASAADLAKQKDYLQVCKLLIAYSANVNSVDSEKRSPLHKASRNASVQLVQLLLKHGADVNAIDYNGCSPLANAIQAAPFKKELEPQCTVQTLLNHGSHRVWPGAFLKVLKSCADSPKTVEVLFNSYQQIQVTEEWMEAVPEEIFQMHRPFYESLFALASGPRSLQHLCRFAARKLFGKQCSTLVPQLPIPKCLHGYLLLEPEDLVY
- the asb18 gene encoding ankyrin repeat and SOCS box protein 18 isoform X2: MSSAMQETKPKCELVPDHPVASQFVRDLKYTLDQDDSEGVIFLLQQRAHSANAIIELSNDDWMKEPSAPLDPLVLLGLWSLEYKRELTSPLCIAASHGYTSCLQYLLQRGAKPNLIPGNRSPLHLACANAYSDCVELLLQYGANPRLQTEDGMAPLHLCDTPQSFWCAKLLLKYRADVNQLTEEDQETPLHVVARQGLYSHAHLYLRYGASVDVMNVHQVSPLSCACASAADLAKQKDYLQVCKLLIAYSANVNSVDSEKRSPLHKASRNASVQLVQLLLKHGADVNAIDYNGCSPLANAIQAAPFKKELEPQCTVQTLLNHGSHRVWPGAFLKVLKSCADSPKTVEVLFNSYQQIQVTEEWMEAVPEEIFQMHRPFYESLFALASGPRSLQHLCRFAARKLFGKQCSTLVPQLPIPKCLHGYLLLEPEDLVY